The DNA region TTCTATGAATACAGAGCCACCCTCCACCATTTTCGGTATTAAAGTATGTCCCCACCACTGGTGAGAAACTTCATGAACAACTCTTTTTGCCACCAAATTGAAATCCTCATCTTCTCTGGTATCAACCAAATACAATCGATCTTCAACCATACTAATGACCCCAGGATGTGCAAAGCCACCAAATGACCAATGTCCTGGAATTTCAGCCATTCGAAGATGATCGAAAGGGTAATCTCCAAAATTCTCAATACAATATTTTAACGCTTCCTTTGTACTTTCCGAAATGTCTTTAAGATTATATTCATGGCCCTCATGATAATACTGCTCTAAGCTGATTCCCATAAACTCTTCCTTTATGGTAGCGTATTTAGCAGAAAAATAAGCCATAACTGGTAGAATTTTATTCTCCGTTTTATAGTGATAATAATTCCTACCATTCTCAGTCCACTGTTTCAACAGCTTTCCTGAGCCAATAGCAATCTCATCAGCTCGAGTTGATATAATTGTTTCATAATCAATTCGGCCAAAATCCACTTCAACCAAATGTAAGTGTTCATCTTCAACACCTTCCTCTTCAATACGAGGTAAGCCCCTTTTCTCTCTTTCGAAATTGTTCGATATTTCAAGACTATTACGATAAGTTAGGATAGGCTCAAAACTTCTATGCATTATATAAGAACCATTGGCTACAATCTCTTGCGATGCTTCATAGCCTTTTAATGTCTTATGAATTTCGTACTTGAACTTGACCTCTTGCTGAGCTTTAACAGGCTCGTTGAATTCAAACAAGTAAGTTCCGAAAAGGGAATCATGCTCAACTAGCTTTGCATTTTCAAGTTGAATAGAATGCATAGGCTCTTTTTCTGTTATAAAAAGCATAGCTATTGGATGATCATGCTTGTTCTTTAGTATATTATTGGCCTTGACGGTATAGCGTTGTTCCTTTGGGTACAAATCAACTTCAGTTTTCATAGAAACATGATAAAAACGATCCATATCATCATACTTCTTAAATTTACGTTCGTAAGCTTCCTTATAATCAAGAACTTCTGCAGACGAGTAATAGTCGTTCAACACATTCATATTGTAGTAAGTGGTACCCCCTGATGCAAACAGAACAATACAAAACAAAGCCAGAATTGTAATTTCCCATTTTCTCCAATTGGAGCGTGCTTGTATGAAATAAAAACGAAAGTTTGTTGCAACACCTCTCTGCCAAAGCTTAAAGGATATCAGTGATAAAATACTAGCCAAAACAAACCAATACAAACTCAAATGGCTGAATAGAGTTGATTCACCAGAATACCCTGTCATATTGTTGTAAGACAATCTTGGCAAGAAACCAAATCGCAACATATCATGCTCTAAACCAACCTTTGGAGCGAGGAAGCTTCCTAAAATAATTAGGCCTGTAACACCCATCCCCAAGTATTTATTCCTGAAAAGACTCTGAATGAAAAGAGCCATCATACTAAAAATGATTAACTGTGTTCCATTGTAATAAAACATAGACAGGTATTGCCCCAACTCAAAATTGTAATAGCCTTTTGAGATTTGAAATCCCAAAGCGACAATAATTCCAGAAGCAATTAATAAAAGAGGAAGCATGATCAATGCAAGAAGTTTTGACGAAAATAAAACCCAATTTGCCACTGGTGTTGCGTCTAAAATTCCATCAAAGTTGAGACTTCGTTCTCGCCAAACCAATTCTCCACTATAAAAAATAATAAGGATAAAACTTAAGATGGACAAAGGATCAGCAAAAAGATCTATGAGTAAATTACTTAGTGGGTACAAACTATCATTGTAAGCTCCCCCCTCATTTATAGTTGAATTAATCTCCATAAAAACAATAACTAACCAGATGCTAATAACACCTATAAAAGGCAAGCTTTTAAAGACACCACTCAGTTCTATTTTCAGCAAAGAAAAGAAGGAAGCACGCTGTGACTTCTGCCCTACAATGGCTTGAATCGGCCTATATTCTTTCGTTTTTTCTGGCTTATCAATCACCACAACTGCCTTCTTCACTTTTTGACTCATCTGCCTAAATGAAAACAAAAAATAAGTTCCAAATAAAACACAAGTTGTAAGTGCAATCCACAATATTCGATTCCACATATACAAACCTGTGAAAGATAAAAACTGAGTATTCTTTTGAAAAGGCGTCCAAAATTGTGTTTGTTCAAAGAATGCGGCAATACCGAATGGATCTGCTAGTGCTGCAAGAGCCATACCTTCAGGTGTAGCTGGAACAGACTGAGCCATAAGTGGAGAGTTCAAAAATAGTGAACTAATCATGTAAAGCATGTAGATGAAAATGGCAGATACATAAGTTGCCAAATTACTCTTACTAAGCGTACTTGTTGCAAAAACTAAGGCTGAACATACTAGAATATTGGGTACTACAATAAGTAACCAGGCCCTTACATAAGTTAACATATGAAATTCAGCCACTCGTTCTGGATCTAAATCCGAAAAAGTTACCGATACAGCATAACCTATTAAGAATGGGGTGAAAGCGAGTAAACTACTCACAAATACACCTAAGTAACGGCTCCAAAAGAACTGCCATTTCTTTATGGATGTACTGTAAATAATATTTTCCATATTGAATCGTCTATCGCGAAGCATGCCACTAATGGCAAAAAACATTACAATAAAAACACTACCTAAGCTGATTAAGCCTGTGAAAAAATTAATCTGATAAGTTGAATTAAAATCAACATTGGCTGGGGCA from Labilibaculum sp. DW002 includes:
- a CDS encoding ABC transporter permease/M1 family aminopeptidase, with amino-acid sequence MISQLLRFEAFYQLKQRVFPLLAGLFFFMGILAGRQGFAPANVDFNSTYQINFFTGLISLGSVFIVMFFAISGMLRDRRFNMENIIYSTSIKKWQFFWSRYLGVFVSSLLAFTPFLIGYAVSVTFSDLDPERVAEFHMLTYVRAWLLIVVPNILVCSALVFATSTLSKSNLATYVSAIFIYMLYMISSLFLNSPLMAQSVPATPEGMALAALADPFGIAAFFEQTQFWTPFQKNTQFLSFTGLYMWNRILWIALTTCVLFGTYFLFSFRQMSQKVKKAVVVIDKPEKTKEYRPIQAIVGQKSQRASFFSLLKIELSGVFKSLPFIGVISIWLVIVFMEINSTINEGGAYNDSLYPLSNLLIDLFADPLSILSFILIIFYSGELVWRERSLNFDGILDATPVANWVLFSSKLLALIMLPLLLIASGIIVALGFQISKGYYNFELGQYLSMFYYNGTQLIIFSMMALFIQSLFRNKYLGMGVTGLIILGSFLAPKVGLEHDMLRFGFLPRLSYNNMTGYSGESTLFSHLSLYWFVLASILSLISFKLWQRGVATNFRFYFIQARSNWRKWEITILALFCIVLFASGGTTYYNMNVLNDYYSSAEVLDYKEAYERKFKKYDDMDRFYHVSMKTEVDLYPKEQRYTVKANNILKNKHDHPIAMLFITEKEPMHSIQLENAKLVEHDSLFGTYLFEFNEPVKAQQEVKFKYEIHKTLKGYEASQEIVANGSYIMHRSFEPILTYRNSLEISNNFEREKRGLPRIEEEGVEDEHLHLVEVDFGRIDYETIISTRADEIAIGSGKLLKQWTENGRNYYHYKTENKILPVMAYFSAKYATIKEEFMGISLEQYYHEGHEYNLKDISESTKEALKYCIENFGDYPFDHLRMAEIPGHWSFGGFAHPGVISMVEDRLYLVDTREDEDFNLVAKRVVHEVSHQWWGHTLIPKMVEGGSVFIEGFAKYTEAVILEKMYGKSAIWQLSQNANSRYFRGRAYASTPEPPLYIVDGQSYISYGKNYTIMLALRDLLGEEKLNSVLRSITDRHRNEDVFEANTLEFINDLYHLTPTEQHVLIDDWFKRVITYDLSVEDTNYKQLEGGKYEINLNLQSKRFETQVDGSLKEIQINEPIAVGLFSKHPSSANEENGILYLESHQINKKRMKISLIVDELPKYIAIDPYGTRCDEDFVDNLVLLEK